In one window of Archocentrus centrarchus isolate MPI-CPG fArcCen1 chromosome 11, fArcCen1, whole genome shotgun sequence DNA:
- the LOC115787667 gene encoding hepatoma-derived growth factor, which yields MPRSNRQKEYKPGDLVFAKMKGYPHWPARIDELPEGAVKSPSNKYQVFFFGTHETAFLGAKDLFPYDECKEKFGKANKRKGFAEGLWEIENNPTVTHEGYESSKKDNTSEGAGDTGSSEKADAEGSSDEDEGALVIDEKNERGGTKRKAEESTETSPKRPKDTDAEGDSKVDGSQSNMEPKLNDVAGPKATAPSESNPEGQENAPAGGQQTADKPVTDSA from the exons ATGCCGAGGTCCAACAGGCAAAAGGAATACAAACCCGGAGATCTTGTGTTCGCTAAAATGAAGGGGTATCCACACTGGCCTGCAAGG ATTGACGAGTTACCTGAAGGAGCTGTAAAGTCGCCTTCAAACAAGTACCAAGTGTTCTTTTTTGGGACACATGAGAC GGCATTCCTGGGGGCCAAGGATTTGTTCCCGTATGATGAATGCAAGGAGAAGTTTGGTAAAGCAAACAAGAGGAAAGGATTTGCTGAGGGACTCTGGGAGATTGAGAACAACCCCACCGTCACGCATGAAGGCTACGAG TCATCAAAGAAGGACAACACGTCAGAAGGAGCAGGGGATACAGGCAGTTCAGAAAAAGCAGATGCCGAGGGCAGCAGTGACGAGGATGAAGGTGCCCTGGTCATTGACGAGAAGAATGAGAGGGGAGGAACCAAACGAAAAGCAGAGGAGTCCACGGAG ACATCTCCCAAGCGGCCAAAGGATACAGATGCGGAAGGTGACTCTAAAGTAGACGGCAGCCAGTCTAACATGGAGCCCAAGCTCAACGATGTGGCTGGACCCAAGGCAACTGCTCCGAGCGAGTCAAATCCGGAGGGCCAGGAAAATGCTCCAGCAGGGGGCCAGCAAACAGCAGATAAG CCTGTGACAGACAGCGCTTAA
- the prcc gene encoding proline-rich protein PRCC, translating to MSLVAYGSSDESDSEETSAAQERKPSAGRLFSLLPAPKKPGSAGGNYVPDKKTTASPAAGESSSTDDPDPQPSKGSLFSSLPKPRKRAEPVKITVPQIQRQDSDSDDDEPATKKLQNQGAGTGLSSLLPQPKNLTVKETDRPLIPHALTKRQEPKGPKPGTPGQGLGSSASPSAIKAAAKSAALQLARQIASDDPDNEEDITPQNYFSLGESSQPLPAVIPSIDPEPGALAEPLPFAAADEPGQSDAPLDFGGKHEATGTWGGQYHQYQQPIAGPESFPQGYYNEPYYQDPNPGVSEAEEPSHSAMFDDEAFMRLQGKRNRGKEEVKFLEIKGDDQLSGNQQWMTKSMTEEKQQRQSFSKKKGEQPTGQQRRKHQITYLIHQAKERELELKNNWAENRLTRRQTQAKYGF from the exons ATGTCTTTAGTCGCCTATGGCAGCAGTGATGAGAGTGACTCAGAGGAAACCTCTGCCGCACAGGAGAGGAAACCCAGCGCAGGAAGGCTCTTCTCACTCCTGCCTGCTCCTAAAAAGCCAGGATCGGCGGGAGGGAACTATGTGCCAGACAAGAAGACAACAGCGAGCCCTGCAGCAGGGGAAAGCTCATCCACCGATGATCCAGATCCGCAGCCATCTAAGGGAAGCTTATTTTCCAGCCTGCCCAAGCCAAGGAAACGGGCAGAACCTGTCAAGATCACCGTACCACAGATCCAGAGACAGGAT TCAGATTCAGATGATGATGAACCAGCAACAAAGAAACTCCAAAATCAG GGTGCAGGCACAGGCCTGTCCTCCCTTCTGCCACAACCCAAAAACCTGACAGTAAAGGAGACAGACAGACCTCTGATCCCTCATGCGTTAACTAAACGGCAAGAACCAAAAGGACCCAAACCTGGAACCCCTGGTCAAGGTCTTGGTTCTAGTGCATCTCCCTCTGCCATCAAAGCTGCAGCAAAATCAGCTGCCCTGCAGCTGGCTAGACAAATAGCCTCAGATGACCCAGATAATGAGGAAGACATAACCCCACAGAACTACTTTTCTCTGGGCGAGAGCTCTCAGCCTCTCCCTGCAGTCATCCCCAGCATAGACCCTGAGCCAGGAGCCCTTGCAGAGCCCCTTCCTTTCGCAGCTGCTGATGAGCCGGGACAGTCAGATGCACCTCTCGACTTTGGAGGAAAACATGAAGCAACTGGCACATGGGGAGGTCAATATCATCAGTATCAGCAACCCATAGCAGGCCCAGAGTCTTTTCCTCAG GGATACTATAATGAGCCATACTACCAAGATCCCAACCCTGGAGTATCAGAGGCTGAAGAACCCAGCCACTCAGCCATGTTTGATGATGAAGCG TTCATGCGGCTCCAGGGTAAAAGAAACCGGGGCAAAGAGGAGGTGAAGTTTCTGGAGATCAAAGGTGACGACCAGCTGAGTGGCAACCAGCAGTGGATGACCAAGAGCATGACTGAGGAGAAACAGCAACGGCAGTCCTTCAGCAAG aaaaaaggagaacaaCCTACAGGACAGCAGCGACGGAAGCATCAGATAACATATCTCATTCACCAG GCAAAGGAACGTGAGCTGGAGCTGAAAAACAACTGGGCAGAAAACAGGCTAACTCGCCGGCAGACCCAGGCCAAATATGGTTTCTAA
- the mrpl9 gene encoding large ribosomal subunit protein bL9m, protein MWSRRVLQTLLSRPASRSFSLTAAQNTVVVERWWQVPLSKVGSPPRLHPRRHRIYKLVEDTKHAPKEKMELILTETVPKLGGRGDTVFVRKSVGRNKLLAQGLAVYPSPENKQLFAEELRLLREGKPEERIQTRTGQLTVELLKCSKLKINKMPPEEFQLNKEVVCRQFAKKLGIVVPPHALSLPFEPIKDPGDYWCDVTVNGLDTVRIPMSLLPYEDPSASFQRQLKAQRRQQQADISEAADETDAVLQTVSDAAAEAEAGEELSGPAGAAMQTEDTTAPPSGSLKKD, encoded by the exons ATGTGGAGCCGTCGCGTCCTTCAGACTCTGCTCAGCCGGCCTGCCTCCAGGAGCTTCTCCCTGACTGCTGCTCAG AACACAGTTGTGGTGGAGCGATGGTGGCAAGTGCCCTTGTCCAAAGTAGGGAGTCCGCCGAGGCTTCACCCACGAAGACACAGAATCTATAAGCTGGTCGAAGATACCAAACACGCTCCTAAGGAGAAGATGGAGCTCATCCTGACTGAGACGGTACCGA agctCGGTGGGCGAGGAGACACCGTGTTTGTGAGAAAGTCTGTTGGGCGAAATAAGCTGCTGGCTCAAGGTCTCGCAGTGTATCCATCTCCAGAGAATAAACAGCTGTTTGCTGAGGAGCTACGC CTTTTACGTGAGGGGAAGCCTGAGGAGAGAATCCAAACCCGCACAGGACAACTG ACGGTAGAGCTCCTAAAATGCTCCAAGCTTAAGATAAACAAAATGCCCCCTGAGGAGTTTCAGCTCAATAAAGAAGTTGTCTGCAGACAGTTTGCCAAGAAG ttGGGGATTGTGGTGCCACCTCATGCACTGAGTCTTCCATTTGAACCTATTAAGGATCCAGGTGACTACTGGTGCGATGTTACG GTTAATGGGTTGGACACAGTTCGCATTCCCATGTCTCTGCTGCCATATGAAGATCCGTCTGCAAGCTTTCAGCGTCAGTTGAAAGCACAGAGGCGGCAGCAGCAGGCAGatatttcagaagctgctgatgagACGGACGCAGTTTTACAGACTGTTTCTGACGCAGCAGCGGAGGCCGAGGCTGGTGAAGAGCTATCAGGACCTGCTGGAGCAGCTATGCAGACAGAAGACACAACAGCACCACCAAGTGGAAGCCTGAAAAAAGATTAA
- the mrpl24 gene encoding large ribosomal subunit protein uL24m: protein MRLTALLSMAARVVVPKDYRYGTNRPWTVAAKRLNPAGKRRRKVFVEPIAPEEWPVLRGDTVEILAGKDKGKQGKVIQVFRRRNWVILEGLNTHHRYIGKTPDYRGTYIASEAPILLHDVALIDPSDRKPTEIEWRYTEEGERVRVSLRTGRIVPKPVVERRDGIVPQQWKDGPKDTSTEDALEKTYVPSLKTLEEEVMEKLGIQENRRHQRSYWY from the exons ATGAGGCTGACCGCTCTGCTCTCGATGGCAGCCAGGGTCGTTGTACCCAAAGATTACCGTTACGGCACCAACAGGCCGTGGACCGTAGCTGCTAAGAGGTTGAATCCTGCggggaagaggagaagaaaggtgTTTGTGGAGCCGATAGCACCAGAGGAGTGGCCTGTGCTCAGAGGGGACACG GTTGAAATTCTGGCAGGCAAGGACAAAGGAAAGCAGGGAAAAGTGATCCAAGTCTTCAGACGCAGAAACTGGGTCATCCTGGAGGGACTGAACACA CATCACCGGTATATTGGAAAAACTCCAGACTACCGTGGAACGTACATTGCCAGTGAGGCTCCCATCCTGCTCCATGATGTTGCCCTTATTGACCCCTCAGACAG GAAGCCCACTGAAATAGAGTGGAGGTACACAGAGGAGGGTGAGAGAGTCAGGGTGTCACTTAGGACGGGTCGGATCGTCCCGAAACCTGTTGTGGAGCGACGAGATGGCATTGTGCCACAGCAGTGGAAAG ATGGACCCAAAGACACGAGCACCGAAGATGCTCTTGAAAAGACCTACGTACCATCTCTGAAAACCCTGGAGGAGGAGGTCATGGAGAAACTCGGTATCCAGGAGAACAGGAGGCACCAAAGGTCGTACTGGTACTGA